A segment of the Nitrospina gracilis 3/211 genome:
TCCACCTTCTGCTGCCAGATTTTCAACCGGTCCACGTACTCTTCCGGATTCACGTTGTCGGCGCGCAGCTTGGTCACGTTCAACGCGCGCACCTTGAATCCGTCGAGGGTGAACTTGAGGTTGCGGTTGTAGCCCTCCGGCAGTTCCTCCTTGAGGTCGGAGTAGATGAGGATGTGCTTGTTCGAGGCCTCGACTTCATTCAGGTACTCGATGGCCTGGAACAAACCGCCGGAGATGTCCGTGTACTGACTGCCTTTCACTTTCTCGACGAAGTCGTTGACGATCTCGGCAAACTTGCGTTTCTGCGCGTTGGCCACGGACGGCCGCGAGTCGAACGTCACCTTGGCGACGATGTCCTTCTCGCTGAAGCTGGCGCTGTCGATGCGTGCCACGGCCATGGTGTCACCGGGACCGAGCGTTCCCAGCAGGTAGTTGATGATCTGCTGGGCCTTCCTCAACTCCTTCGTGTAGGTACCGGATGTGTCGAGCAGAAGGTACACGCCCCGGCTGTTTGAGGCCTGCTCGGCGCATCCGTAGAAAAACAGGATGCATAATAGAACTGAAATCATTCGTTTCATTTTGCCACCTGTTCGATTCGGGTTTTAGAATCCATCAGCATCTCCGCGGTGGGCGGGGTTCCACTGCCCGCTTCGCCGGAGGATTTGTGACGGGTTTTCAACATCTGCTCCAGCCACAAAGGCAGGAAGATGAAGATGTCGTACACATGGGTCATCAACAGACCCAGGTTTTTGAAGCCGCTCCCAAGAATGCGGAACAGCACCGCGAGACTGCGGATGGTCAACGCCAGCAGGTCGCCGAACACGCTGCGGCAGGAATGCATGAGCGTCTCCAGCGGAATGGCGACGAAGGTCAGGGCGAAGGGCAGGATGAAACCCATCACCATCTGGCCGAGCATCGGAATCCAGGAGTTGACGCCGCTCACCGGCACGGCTTCCAGTTCACCGCCGGTGGCCGTCAGCGAATGACGGAGCGCGCTCAGGTCCATGGCGATCTGGTCGCGCATGAACGCCAGCGCCGCTTCCACACACGCCAGCGTGAACAGGATGCCGAACGTGACCCAGATCATGCGGATGCGCAGGCGGTCGTCCATGGTGCCGATCACCGGGAACAAGCGCGTGAAGCGCAACGCTTCCATCAAAAACAACCCCATCGACATCTCGACGAAGATGATGACGAGCGCCGCGATGTCCGACACCTTCATGCCACCGATCTGCGCGGTGGAGCCGACCATCTCGGACATGGGCAGGGCGATGAGGTTGAAGTTGATGATGGCGCCGCCGGTGGCGATGAGCACGACGAGCAATGATACTGCAAACTGCACCGCCGCCGAGGCGCGCAAAGTCCGTTCCGCCTTGTCGGTCTTGTTGATGATCTCGACGTAGCGGTCCATGTGCTGGTCGATGTCGCGGGCCCGGTCGAGCAGGCCGCGCAGGGTTTTGCCGACTTCGTCCACGGAGTTCACCAGTTTCCGCCAGTACGGGCGCAGGGTCTGCAACAGGGCGTGCCGCTTGGCCACGCTGTCGCGGTACTCGCGCACCACTTCGCGGTGATGTTTCTCCGACGCTTCATGGATGCTCTTCAGGATGTTGGCGGTCAGCGGATTGTTCTTGTGATCGACCTTCAGCTTCGCCACCACTTCCACGGCCTCGATCCATTCCGGCGTCGGCGGCACTTCCTGCCCGCACTGTTTGTAGTCCTCTTCGATCTGCGTGATCTGGTCAGCGATGACCTTCTGCAGTTCGGGATAGCGGGCGAGGTCGCGTTCCACCACCGCGTTCACGCGGAAAAACTCGCGTTCGATCTTACGTTCCATGTGGTCCTGTCCCAATTCCAGCAGGACTTCCTTGTTGCGTTCGCACAGGCGTTTTTCCGCTTTGAACAGTGAGCGGGACGCCAGGCGGAAGCCGGAGTACACCGTCGCCACCAGGCGCTGGAGTCCGGCGTGCACGGGCTTGCGTCCCATGTACAGCGCCATCATCGCAACAAGCATCAACAACGCGGACCAGGCGGGCTGGTTGACCAGCAGGGTCCATAACGTGTTTTGGTTTTCGGGCTGGTTCATGATTTCCTCTCAGGTCATGGTTGTGAAAAACCAATCTATGGAAAACGGATTCCCCTTCCATTCGGTTTCATGCCTGTTTAATGTCGCAATACGCGTACCAAACGGGCTCAAGATGTAAATCTTTTACAAAGGGATTGGATTTCGCCGTGCAAGAGGAATCTTGATTTTAAGAATCAACTGGGGGGGAGGGGAGGGCGTCAAAAACGGTAACAAAAAAAGTCACCCGCGTTTATGATTTTCTGCCCAATGTTCAGAAAATCAGACCCATTGCCGAAACGCCCGGATTTTGACGGCGAAAGAACGCGTGTTGGATTGTTGGCGGCGGCGCGTCGGTTCCATGAATGTGCGATGAAAACCGCCGCCATGTTTTTTCTGTTCAGCCGCGTTCCGAATTGAGCATTAGCACTGTTCAGCGTCCACCCCGCCGCACTTTGCTGAACACGTATTTGGGATTCCATCTGTAGGTCAGGGTT
Coding sequences within it:
- a CDS encoding VWA domain-containing protein; the encoded protein is MKRMISVLLCILFFYGCAEQASNSRGVYLLLDTSGTYTKELRKAQQIINYLLGTLGPGDTMAVARIDSASFSEKDIVAKVTFDSRPSVANAQKRKFAEIVNDFVEKVKGSQYTDISGGLFQAIEYLNEVEASNKHILIYSDLKEELPEGYNRNLKFTLDGFKVRALNVTKLRADNVNPEEYVDRLKIWQQKVETGGGNWEVVNDLDREDALML